Proteins from one Salvelinus sp. IW2-2015 linkage group LG9, ASM291031v2, whole genome shotgun sequence genomic window:
- the LOC111968738 gene encoding prospero homeobox protein 1-like yields MNLSLPDQNMHNPSDGGLEDNRAGLMIPCFRRNMYDEPLISYSNGSIISHLLRKTIHNKKALDESHFYLPTSTVSSSTMADSSQEDQSSVSSKDSAAESASPGRHLSTRVSPEEDRPLSDHLQAKRARVENIIRGMAGSPNSRLHGDSERAESDTRDAREAYRENKRKQMLPQHQEHSLNAAAPANRGSSSISSSKDEECHKLKVQLQSMQRILRQLQDKFLQVYNQEDVVHEDRDDTGTASPAENDDTTPSKESGLMFRINMDEELERKHDSGKGGCKDRVKTDRSYLTHQRGGKNLQETLKHELSKAVSDSVDRVFKKLSSTGLNQSSHQRMCHTLEHVIMGAERKSQVPCNQEQSHTEEPVKPQALEYYERSEACSPEDQTEALSLVVRKPPLSQLSSVTPTVKRPYPLHQSPFQFNYSTPLHDSQMLEHLLKYGPNTNFGGLPCMPPSMDRTSPNSVDLPWDAIVMRSKVTSSHLAHHRHPSGLGPVTVDSLCHPHVKMECGDLQSIAERNSYMSLNIQQGLTPNHLKKAKLMFFYTRYPSSNVLKTFFPDVKFNRCITSQLIKWFSNFREFYYIQMEKFARQAIVDGVTDVKDMSISRDSELFRALNMHYNKANDFQVPERFLEVSKITLQEFFNAISTAKDSDPSWKKAIYKVICKLDSDVPDEFKSSTCL; encoded by the exons ATGAACCTGAGCCTCCCTGACCAGAACATGCACAACCCCAGTGACGGTGGTCTGGAGGATAACAGGGCTGGGCTCATGATCCCCTGCTTCCGTAGAAACATGTACGATGAGCCTCTAATTTCATACTCCAATGGATCCATCATCTCTCACCTCCTGCGCAAAACCATCCACAATAAGAAGGCTCTGGACGAAAGCCATTTCTACCTACCCACATCGACTGTGTCCAGCTCCACAATGGCTGACTCCAGTCAGGAGGACCAGAGCAGTGTCTCGTCCAAGGACAGTGCGGCAGAGTCTGCATCCCCAGGCAGGCACCTCTCGACCAGGGTCAGCCCTGAGGAGGACAGGCCCCTGAGTGATCACCTCCAGGCCAAGCGTGCCCGTGTGGAGAACATCATCCGAGGCATGGCGGGGTCTCCCAACAGTAGGCTCCATGGGGACAGTGAAAGGGCTGAGTCAGACACCAGGGATGCTAGAGAGGCCTACAGGGAGAACAAACGTAAACAGATGCTCCCCCAGCATCAGGAGCACAGTCTCAATGCGGCAGCTCCAGCTAACAGAGGCAGCAGTAGCATCAGCAGCAGTAAGGATGAAGAGTGCCACAAGCTGAAGGTGCAGCTCCAGAGCATGCAGAGAATCCTGAGACAGCTCCAGGATAAGTTCTTACAGGTTTATAACCAGGAAGACGTTGTGCACGAAGACAGAGATGACACAGGCACAGCCAGCCCTGCTGAAAATGATGACACCACACCAAGCAAAGAGTCTGGGCTCATGTTCCGTATAAACATGGATGAGGAGTTAGAGAGGAAGCATGACAGTGGTAAAGGGGGCTGTAAGGACAGAGTGAAGACAGACAGAAGTTATCTGACACATCAAAGGGGAGGCAAGAACCTACAGGAGACTCTGAAGCATGAGCTCTCCAAAGCGGTGAGTGACAGTGTAGATAGGGTGTTCAAGAAACTCTCCTCCACGGGGCTCAACCAGTCATCTCATCAGCGCATGTGTCACACTCTGGAGCACGTCATTATGGGAGCTGAGAGGAAGAGCCAGGTACCCTGTAACCAGGAGCAATCACACACTGAGGAGCCAGTCAAACCCCAGGCTCTAGAGTACTATGAGAGAAGTGAGGCTTGCAGTCCGGAGGATCAGACCGAAGCTCTGTCTCTAGTGGTCCGTAAGCCGCCCCTGAGCCAGCTTAGCTCAGTTACCCCGACGGTGAAGAGGCCCTATCCCTTACACCAGTCTCCATTCCAGTTCAACTACAGCACACCTCTCCATGACAGTCAAATGCTGGAACACCTCCTCAAATACGGACCCAACACTAACTTCGGAGGTCTCCCATGCATGCCCCCATCCATGGACAGAACCTCACCAAACTCGGTGGACCTACCCTGGGATGCCATCGTCATGAGGTCCAAAGTCACATCCAGCCACCTGGCCCACCACCGTCACCCATCAGGCCTGGGTCCAGTGACTGTGGACAGTCTGTGTCACCCTCATGTCAAGATGGAGTGTGGGGACCTGCAGAGCATAGCAGAGAGAAACTCCTACATGTCTCTCA acatccagcaaGGCCTAACCCCCAACCATCTGAAGAAAGCTAAGCTGATGTTCTTCTACACCCGTTACCCCAGCTCCAACGTGCTGAAAACCTTCTTTCCAGATGTCAAG TTCAATCGCTGCATCACCTCTCAGCTCATCAAATGGTTCAGTAACTTCCGGGAGTTTTACTACATCCAGATGGAGAAGTTTGCCCGCCAGGCCATAGTGGACGGCGTCACGGACGTGAAAGACATGTCCATCAGCAGAGACTCTGAGCTGTTCAGAGCCCTCAACATGCACTACAACAAAGCCAATGACTTCCAG GTTCCTGAGAGATTCCTTGAGGTTTCTAAAATTACTCTTCAGGAGTTTTTCAATGCCATTTCAACTGCTAAAGATTCTGACCCCTCTTGGAAGAAGGCAATCTACAAGGTCATCTGTAAGCTGGACAGTGATGTCCCAGATGAGTTCAAATCATCCACCTGCCTATAG